The window GTTACGGATCGCCGGTGTACCCACCATGATTTCGTGAGCCGCTACCCGGCCGCCACCGTTTTTCTTCAGCAGCGTCTGGGAAATAACCCCCTGCAAAGATTCTGACAGCATGGAGCGCACCATCGATTTTTCTTCCGCCGGGAATACGTCGACGATACGGTCGATGGTTTTGGCCGCCGAGCTGGTGTGCAGGGTGCCGAATACAATGTGACCGGTTTCTGCCGCGGTCAGCGCCAGACGGATGGTTTCAAGGTCACGCATCTCACCCACCAGAATCACGTCCGGGTCTTCACGCAGTGCCGAGCGCAGTGCTTCGTTAAAGCCCAAGGTGTCACGGTGAACTTCACGCTGGTTAACCAGCGATTTTTTCGATTCGTGTACGAATTCGATCGGGTCTTCCACGGTCAGGATGTGGTCGTATTTGCTTTCATTGATATAGTCGATCATCGCTGCCAGCGTGGTCGATTTACCGGAACCGGTGGGGCCGGTAACCAGTACAATACCGCGCGGTACTTTCGCCAGATCTTTAAACACCTGACCCATGCCCAGCTGGTCCATGGTCAGCACTTTGGAAGGAATGG of the Thalassolituus hydrocarboniclasticus genome contains:
- a CDS encoding type IV pilus twitching motility protein PilT — translated: MDITELLAFSAKQGASDLHLSAGLPPMIRVDGDVRRINLPALGHKEVHSLVYDIMNDKQRKDFEEFLETDFSFEVPGVARFRVNAFNHNRGAGAVFRTIPSKVLTMDQLGMGQVFKDLAKVPRGIVLVTGPTGSGKSTTLAAMIDYINESKYDHILTVEDPIEFVHESKKSLVNQREVHRDTLGFNEALRSALREDPDVILVGEMRDLETIRLALTAAETGHIVFGTLHTSSAAKTIDRIVDVFPAEEKSMVRSMLSESLQGVISQTLLKKNGGGRVAAHEIMVGTPAIRNLIREDKIAQMYSAIQTGSAYGMQTMDQCLQNLLSKGLISREVAREKAKIPDNF